CAACTGTCCCTGCCCGCTTATGCCCAGCAATCACGGTATACGGTTCCAGGGCCTCGATCTATCCAGGACACGCAGCCATTCCTTCCGCTTCTCGACCGTGGTCGCTTCGCCAAAATATTGGTGCACGTCACCGTAAACTGCGTCGCCCGCGACCACGAGCCGGACTGGGCACGTGCAGCACGGTCGTGTTATACGTATCTGTATGCCCGACATCGGCGGCGCGGAACTCGTGGCCTTCGAGGTAGAAGACCAGAGAGTCGGGGTCCGTTGCCTCGGGAAGCTCCAGCTGTTGACGCGGTGGGATCTGTCCGCCGGGGAGGTGGGTGAGCCATATTCCTTCAGACATTT
This sequence is a window from Aspergillus nidulans FGSC A4 chromosome IV. Protein-coding genes within it:
- a CDS encoding uncharacterized protein (transcript_id=CADANIAT00000230), coding for MRALAAPGTIAHMHEQLKPEMSEGIWLTHLPGGQIPPLRLVVAGDAVYGDVHQYFGEATTVEKRKEWLRVLDRSRPWNRIP